The following proteins are encoded in a genomic region of Sebastes fasciatus isolate fSebFas1 chromosome 14, fSebFas1.pri, whole genome shotgun sequence:
- the map3k19 gene encoding uncharacterized protein map3k19 isoform X1, whose amino-acid sequence METGERRREKRSVGEMLKTEQEEENEEVLVVSLGQEAEVSDTEDEEEQGSTPLIAACRSGMTEAVQRLLRAGADVTLCNSSQQTALHITPPELQGDVLGWMSRPHLPPQAQLLQAAWQGDLHSLQPLLAQTDRVDVNVPNCDGVTALMLAVRDIDLFEDIATPLSWEHRPVEVVKELLGVSGDLQVRDHNGCSALHYAANINSPLKEEIIHMMVEALSHTDAASISLLALDNYSCQDLDSEFGDSDVELDLESLYPNRSTAASPTQTPTHQHGFLLYSHTREVLESPGYPPLSDHHKGLSQDKGIPLCFQNAMEMLRDIRQAYQDAGRGSSRGGLSLPSLGDNSRRWSHLDPAPSPGLLSTRTSCLPVPPKHRQRTGSVVAASPSSSSGLLSVAEPSQLSQSAPSIMEPLLCSNTMMQARAHIQTRLGSQDTVNEQKFLQGPLPALHPRTPKLLAPLGSRPRDVAVLPALKHHVPLKPITRSPLCSRTRLRRERLSWGSPRTGPLTTKGGSEESGSSSSQSSIDLEDEDDERDVRRRASGGLELVRDRLSPCSNDVSSAETDLAGETRRHFKVRSRIGHIPPIHRSAHHLDGEPINRTTDLLSTEKAINSHCEGRATDMNYTKEPVDSQSFIKCNYAQQGDTMNNEIPITSKSKEDENNVGCTPEPEISHAITFNMNNDQGDVITSSRETYRNDLQHIKQTEMNASCCEGNRVDNPIPRREDVKSTSSTTEEKILLFAPAVNLPQSDMDPKRDGRMLSKALKPVRNKERRTGMSCDLRVNIQTSQQSFNVLANKDRSILNRNKTKRNLRHSSLSPQVKDKTRKSPELIISGETVAKVKSKLKSVKGAHCNTPSPRKKLIDQGKRANPDNSNRAQQHPPARELKSVRQSKRPGPAGAPRSKSAVDFVTYKDMFQQIKSGDEGPAIYEMFAGPIYDNLQVSSSCEKAKDRQVQSAPPRKTQQCHKVKHRPLKQAQRRCPGEIVAVSAKSKPKLASSRGKPHLTPRKGTHKMKDTPTLDGHTEAEVVLSKDVDICHCSDQETLLSTIEEALSYGSETIKSDDKTLTTPAALSCVEDYSHPLMNMQEIGNPNRALPEPVLSQSPQQPKINTWTSSSSTSSHTVVSPVYQKFLDEVGDGPLTDDLLQCLAEELFSLDERDVSIGPENLESNRGDDPVSGGNTLPEDNSTHSAALLGSGLVVDDAITWTKGEVLGRGAYGTVYCGLTSQGQLIAVKQVSLDASDPDAAKREYGRLQGEVELLKTLRHSNIVGFLGTSLHQHVVSIFMEYIPGGSIASILHRFGPLPERVLALYTHQILEGVAFLHVNRVIHRDLKGNNVMLMPTGVIKLIDFGCARRLSCLNHTASNSGDLLKSVHGTPYWMAPEVINETGYGRKSDIWSVGCTVFEMATGKPPLAHMDKMAALFYIGAKRGLMPSLPDGFSDNAKDFVKISLTSDQRLRPSADQLLKHSFIPLSETGATSRETQKKGCCGHPEGLCG is encoded by the exons gctcagacagacagagtggatGTGAATGTTCCTAACTGTGATGGCGTCACGGCCCTGATGCTCGCCGTCAGGGACATTGACCTGTTTGAGGACATAGCGACACCGTTGTCATGGGAACACAGACCTGTGGAAGTGGTTAAGGAGCTGCTAGGTGTCTCGGG TGATCTGCAGGTTCGAGACCACAATGGCTGTTCTGCTCTCCACTACGCTGCAAACATCAACAGCCCTCTGAAGGAGGAGATCATTCATATGATGGTTGAAGCCCTAAgtcacacag ATGCtgcctccatttcactcctggCACTTGACAACTACTCATGCCAGGATTTGGACTCAGAGTTTGGCGATTCGGACGTAGAGTTGGACCTTGAGAGCCTTTATCCTAACCGGTCGACTGCTGCCTCCCCTACGCAGACACCAACCCATCAGCACGGCTTTCTGCTATACAGCCACACGAGG GAAGTGCTGGAGTCTCCAGGGTACCCTCCTCTATCTGACCATCATAAAGGCCTCAGCCAAG ataagGGAATCCCCCTCTGTTTCCAAAACGCCATGGAAATGCTGAGAGACATCAGGCAAGCCTACCAGGACGCAGGGAGGGGAAGCAG CAGAGGAGGTTTGTCTCTGCCGAGCCTGGGCGACAACAGCAGACGCTGGAGCCATCTGGATCCTGCTCCATCACCTGGTTTGCTGAGTACCAGGACCTCCTGTCTGCCAGTACCCCCTAAACACAG GCAGAGAACAGGAAGTGTCGTTGCTGCatccccatcctcctcctctggtcTGCTGTCTGTGGCTGAGCCCAGCCAGCTCAGCCAGTCAGCCCCCAGCATCATGGAACCACTACTGTGTTCAAACACTATGATGCAGGCCAGAGCACACATTCAGACCC GACTGGGTTCTCAAGATACTGTAAACGAACAAAAG TTCTTGCAGGGCCCCCTGCCGGCTCTGCATCCCAGAACACCCAAGCTGTTGGCACCACTGGGCAGCCGGCCCAGGGACGTTGCGGTCCTGCCGGCACTGAAGCACCACGTTCCCCTGAAGCCCATCACCCGCAGCCCCCTTTGCTCCAGGACCCggctgaggagagagaggctgtCCTGGGGCAGCCCACGCACTGGCCCTCTGACCACTAAGGGGGGTAGCGAGGAGAGCGGGTCCAGCAGCAGCCAGAGTTCCATCGACctggaggatgaggatgatgagagGGATGTACGCCGGAGAGCTTCAGGAGGTCTGGAGCTTGTTCGAGACAGGTTGTCGCCGTGCTCGAACGATGTGAGCTCCGCTGAGACTGATTTGGCTGGGGAGACACGGCGGCATTTTAAAGTTCGGTCAAGGATCGGCCACATTCCACCGATCCACAGATCAGCACATCACCTGGATGGAGAGCCTATCAATCGTACAACTGATCTTCTCAGCACCGAAAAAGCTATAAACTCTCATTGTGAAGGCAGAGCCACCGATATGAATTACACAAAGGAGCCTGTCGACAGTCAGTCCTTTATAAAATGTAACTATGCACAACAAGGAGACACCATGAACAATGAAATACCTATCACATCAAAGTCTAAGGAGGATGAGAACAATGTGGGCTGCACCCCAGAGCCTGAGATTAGCCATGCGATAACatttaatatgaataatgacCAAGGTGATGTTATTACATCCTCTAGAGAGACTTACAGAAATGACCTGCAGCATATAAAACAGACAGAAATGAATGCTTCCTGTTGTGAAGGAAACCGGGTAGATAACCCAATCCCTCGTAGGGAGGATGTAAAGTCAACTTCTAGCACTACTGAGGAGAAAATTCTATTATTTGCGCCGGCTGTAAACCTTCCACAGTCAGACATGGATCCCAAGAGAGATGGGAGGATGTTGTCGAAAGCCTTAAAGCCTGTCCGGAACAAGGAGAGAAGAACCGGCATGAGCTGTGACCTAAGAGTAAACATTCAAACGAGCCAGCAGTCCTTCAACGTACTAGCGAACAAAGACCGAAGCATCCTAAATCGTAACAAGACCAAAAGAAATCTGAGGCACTCCTCACTTTCCCCACAAGTTAAAGACAAAACGAGGAAAAGCCCTGAGCTAATAATTAGTGGCGAGACAGTCGCAAAAGTAAAGTCAAAACTTAAATCTGTTAAAGGGGCTCATTGCAACACCCCATCACCACGAAAGAAGCTGATCGATCAGGGCAAAAGAGCAAATCCTGACAACAGCAACAGAGCTCAACAGCATCCACCAGCGAGGGAGCTGAAGAGCGTCAGGCAGTCGAAGAGACCCGGTCCGGCGGGCGCACCGAGGTCTAAATCTGCCGTGGACTTCGTCACCTACAAAGACATGTTTCAGCAGATAAAGAGCGGGGACGAAGGACCGGCCATCTACGAGATGTTTGCCGGTCCCATCTACGATAACCTACAAGTTTCCAGCTCCTGTGAGAAAGCGAAGGACAGACAAGTGCAGTCTGCTCCGCCCAGGAAGACACAACAGTGCCATAAAGTCAAACACAGACCACTGAAACAAGCACAGAGGAGATGTCCGGGGGAGATTGTGGCGGTTTCAGCAAAAAGCAAACCAAAACTGGCATCCTCTAGGGGGAAACCTCACCTCACACCTAGGAAAGGCACACACAAAATGAAGGATACGCCTACACTGGATGGGCACACAGAGGCTGAGGTAGTTCTCTCTAAGGATGTTGACATTTGTCATTGTAGTGATCAAGAAACTCTGTTATCTACCATAGAGGAGGCTCTTTCTTATGGGTCTGAAACAATCAAATCTGATGACAAAACATTGACTACGCCAGCAGCTTTATCTTGTGTTGAAGATTATAGTCACCCGCTCATGAATATGCAAGAAATAGGAAACCCAAACCGAGCACTTCCTGAGCCTGTGCTGTCTCAAAGCCCCCAACAGCCGAAGATCAACACCTGGACTTCttccagcagcaccagcagccaCACCGTCGTGTCACCAGTTTACCAGAAGTTCCTGGATGAGGTGGGGGACGGGCCGCTCACAGATGACCTGCTGCAATGTCTGGCAGAGGAGCTGTTCTCATTGGACGAGAGGGATGTGTCCATAGGCCCTGAAAACCTGGAGTCCAATAGAGGAGACGATCCCGTATCAGGAGGGAATACACTACCTGAG GATAATTCAACACACAGTGCTGCTCTGCTTGGTTCTGGGTTGGTTGTAGATGACGCCATCACCTGGACAAAGGGTGAAGTACTCGGCAGGGGAGCCTATGGGACa GTTTACTGCGGCCTGACCAGCCAGGGCCAGCTGATAGCTGTGAAGCAGGTGAGCCTGGATGCCTCTGACCCCGACGCTGCAAAGAGGGAGTACGGTCGTCTGCAGGGGGAAGTAGAGCTGCTTAAAACCCTCAGACACAGCAACATTGTGGGCTTCCTGGGTACCTCACTTCATCAGCATGTGGTTTCCATCTTCATGGAATACATCCCGGGAGGATCCATCGCCAGCATCCTTCACAG GTTTGGTCCTCTGCCGGAGCGTGTCCTGGCTCTATACACCCATCAGATCCTGGAAGGGGTGGCCTTCCTTCATGTGAATAGGGTGATTCATCGCGACTTGAAGGGAAACAACGTCATGCTGATGCCCACTGGCGTCATCAAGCTCATAGACTTTGGCTGTGCGCGCCGTCTCAGCTGCCTGAACCACACTGCCAGCAACAGTGGAGATCTGCTCAAGTCTGTCCATGGCACACCTTACTGGATGGCACCAGAG GTTATCAATGAGACAGGATATGGCAGGAAGTCAGACATATGGAGTGTGGGTTGCACAGTGTTTGAGATGGCCACAGGGAAACCACCGCTGGCACACATGGACAAGATGGCTGCCTTGTTCTACATCGGAGCTAAAAGAGGGTTGATGCCCTCCTTGCCGGATGGGTTTTCGGATAACGCCAAGGATTTTGTAAAAATCAGCTTGACAAG TGACCAGAGACTACGGCCATCTGCAGACCAGCTGCTGAAGCATTCATTCATCCCCCTAAGTGAGACTGGAGCGACCTCTCGGGAAACACAGAAAAAGGGAtgctgtggtcacccagagggACTGTGTGGTTAA
- the map3k19 gene encoding uncharacterized protein map3k19 isoform X2, translated as METGERRREKRSVGEMLKTEQEEENEEVLVVSLGQEAEVSDTEDEEEQGSTPLIAACRSGMTEAVQRLLRAGADVTLCNSSQQTALHITPPELQGDVLGWMSRPHLPPQAQLLQAAWQGDLHSLQPLLAQTDRVDVNVPNCDGVTALMLAVRDIDLFEDIATPLSWEHRPVEVVKELLGVSGDLQVRDHNGCSALHYAANINSPLKEEIIHMMVEALSHTDAASISLLALDNYSCQDLDSEFGDSDVELDLESLYPNRSTAASPTQTPTHQHGFLLYSHTREVLESPGYPPLSDHHKGLSQDKGIPLCFQNAMEMLRDIRQAYQDAGRGSRGGLSLPSLGDNSRRWSHLDPAPSPGLLSTRTSCLPVPPKHRQRTGSVVAASPSSSSGLLSVAEPSQLSQSAPSIMEPLLCSNTMMQARAHIQTRLGSQDTVNEQKFLQGPLPALHPRTPKLLAPLGSRPRDVAVLPALKHHVPLKPITRSPLCSRTRLRRERLSWGSPRTGPLTTKGGSEESGSSSSQSSIDLEDEDDERDVRRRASGGLELVRDRLSPCSNDVSSAETDLAGETRRHFKVRSRIGHIPPIHRSAHHLDGEPINRTTDLLSTEKAINSHCEGRATDMNYTKEPVDSQSFIKCNYAQQGDTMNNEIPITSKSKEDENNVGCTPEPEISHAITFNMNNDQGDVITSSRETYRNDLQHIKQTEMNASCCEGNRVDNPIPRREDVKSTSSTTEEKILLFAPAVNLPQSDMDPKRDGRMLSKALKPVRNKERRTGMSCDLRVNIQTSQQSFNVLANKDRSILNRNKTKRNLRHSSLSPQVKDKTRKSPELIISGETVAKVKSKLKSVKGAHCNTPSPRKKLIDQGKRANPDNSNRAQQHPPARELKSVRQSKRPGPAGAPRSKSAVDFVTYKDMFQQIKSGDEGPAIYEMFAGPIYDNLQVSSSCEKAKDRQVQSAPPRKTQQCHKVKHRPLKQAQRRCPGEIVAVSAKSKPKLASSRGKPHLTPRKGTHKMKDTPTLDGHTEAEVVLSKDVDICHCSDQETLLSTIEEALSYGSETIKSDDKTLTTPAALSCVEDYSHPLMNMQEIGNPNRALPEPVLSQSPQQPKINTWTSSSSTSSHTVVSPVYQKFLDEVGDGPLTDDLLQCLAEELFSLDERDVSIGPENLESNRGDDPVSGGNTLPEDNSTHSAALLGSGLVVDDAITWTKGEVLGRGAYGTVYCGLTSQGQLIAVKQVSLDASDPDAAKREYGRLQGEVELLKTLRHSNIVGFLGTSLHQHVVSIFMEYIPGGSIASILHRFGPLPERVLALYTHQILEGVAFLHVNRVIHRDLKGNNVMLMPTGVIKLIDFGCARRLSCLNHTASNSGDLLKSVHGTPYWMAPEVINETGYGRKSDIWSVGCTVFEMATGKPPLAHMDKMAALFYIGAKRGLMPSLPDGFSDNAKDFVKISLTSDQRLRPSADQLLKHSFIPLSETGATSRETQKKGCCGHPEGLCG; from the exons gctcagacagacagagtggatGTGAATGTTCCTAACTGTGATGGCGTCACGGCCCTGATGCTCGCCGTCAGGGACATTGACCTGTTTGAGGACATAGCGACACCGTTGTCATGGGAACACAGACCTGTGGAAGTGGTTAAGGAGCTGCTAGGTGTCTCGGG TGATCTGCAGGTTCGAGACCACAATGGCTGTTCTGCTCTCCACTACGCTGCAAACATCAACAGCCCTCTGAAGGAGGAGATCATTCATATGATGGTTGAAGCCCTAAgtcacacag ATGCtgcctccatttcactcctggCACTTGACAACTACTCATGCCAGGATTTGGACTCAGAGTTTGGCGATTCGGACGTAGAGTTGGACCTTGAGAGCCTTTATCCTAACCGGTCGACTGCTGCCTCCCCTACGCAGACACCAACCCATCAGCACGGCTTTCTGCTATACAGCCACACGAGG GAAGTGCTGGAGTCTCCAGGGTACCCTCCTCTATCTGACCATCATAAAGGCCTCAGCCAAG ataagGGAATCCCCCTCTGTTTCCAAAACGCCATGGAAATGCTGAGAGACATCAGGCAAGCCTACCAGGACGCAGGGAGGGGAAGCAG AGGAGGTTTGTCTCTGCCGAGCCTGGGCGACAACAGCAGACGCTGGAGCCATCTGGATCCTGCTCCATCACCTGGTTTGCTGAGTACCAGGACCTCCTGTCTGCCAGTACCCCCTAAACACAG GCAGAGAACAGGAAGTGTCGTTGCTGCatccccatcctcctcctctggtcTGCTGTCTGTGGCTGAGCCCAGCCAGCTCAGCCAGTCAGCCCCCAGCATCATGGAACCACTACTGTGTTCAAACACTATGATGCAGGCCAGAGCACACATTCAGACCC GACTGGGTTCTCAAGATACTGTAAACGAACAAAAG TTCTTGCAGGGCCCCCTGCCGGCTCTGCATCCCAGAACACCCAAGCTGTTGGCACCACTGGGCAGCCGGCCCAGGGACGTTGCGGTCCTGCCGGCACTGAAGCACCACGTTCCCCTGAAGCCCATCACCCGCAGCCCCCTTTGCTCCAGGACCCggctgaggagagagaggctgtCCTGGGGCAGCCCACGCACTGGCCCTCTGACCACTAAGGGGGGTAGCGAGGAGAGCGGGTCCAGCAGCAGCCAGAGTTCCATCGACctggaggatgaggatgatgagagGGATGTACGCCGGAGAGCTTCAGGAGGTCTGGAGCTTGTTCGAGACAGGTTGTCGCCGTGCTCGAACGATGTGAGCTCCGCTGAGACTGATTTGGCTGGGGAGACACGGCGGCATTTTAAAGTTCGGTCAAGGATCGGCCACATTCCACCGATCCACAGATCAGCACATCACCTGGATGGAGAGCCTATCAATCGTACAACTGATCTTCTCAGCACCGAAAAAGCTATAAACTCTCATTGTGAAGGCAGAGCCACCGATATGAATTACACAAAGGAGCCTGTCGACAGTCAGTCCTTTATAAAATGTAACTATGCACAACAAGGAGACACCATGAACAATGAAATACCTATCACATCAAAGTCTAAGGAGGATGAGAACAATGTGGGCTGCACCCCAGAGCCTGAGATTAGCCATGCGATAACatttaatatgaataatgacCAAGGTGATGTTATTACATCCTCTAGAGAGACTTACAGAAATGACCTGCAGCATATAAAACAGACAGAAATGAATGCTTCCTGTTGTGAAGGAAACCGGGTAGATAACCCAATCCCTCGTAGGGAGGATGTAAAGTCAACTTCTAGCACTACTGAGGAGAAAATTCTATTATTTGCGCCGGCTGTAAACCTTCCACAGTCAGACATGGATCCCAAGAGAGATGGGAGGATGTTGTCGAAAGCCTTAAAGCCTGTCCGGAACAAGGAGAGAAGAACCGGCATGAGCTGTGACCTAAGAGTAAACATTCAAACGAGCCAGCAGTCCTTCAACGTACTAGCGAACAAAGACCGAAGCATCCTAAATCGTAACAAGACCAAAAGAAATCTGAGGCACTCCTCACTTTCCCCACAAGTTAAAGACAAAACGAGGAAAAGCCCTGAGCTAATAATTAGTGGCGAGACAGTCGCAAAAGTAAAGTCAAAACTTAAATCTGTTAAAGGGGCTCATTGCAACACCCCATCACCACGAAAGAAGCTGATCGATCAGGGCAAAAGAGCAAATCCTGACAACAGCAACAGAGCTCAACAGCATCCACCAGCGAGGGAGCTGAAGAGCGTCAGGCAGTCGAAGAGACCCGGTCCGGCGGGCGCACCGAGGTCTAAATCTGCCGTGGACTTCGTCACCTACAAAGACATGTTTCAGCAGATAAAGAGCGGGGACGAAGGACCGGCCATCTACGAGATGTTTGCCGGTCCCATCTACGATAACCTACAAGTTTCCAGCTCCTGTGAGAAAGCGAAGGACAGACAAGTGCAGTCTGCTCCGCCCAGGAAGACACAACAGTGCCATAAAGTCAAACACAGACCACTGAAACAAGCACAGAGGAGATGTCCGGGGGAGATTGTGGCGGTTTCAGCAAAAAGCAAACCAAAACTGGCATCCTCTAGGGGGAAACCTCACCTCACACCTAGGAAAGGCACACACAAAATGAAGGATACGCCTACACTGGATGGGCACACAGAGGCTGAGGTAGTTCTCTCTAAGGATGTTGACATTTGTCATTGTAGTGATCAAGAAACTCTGTTATCTACCATAGAGGAGGCTCTTTCTTATGGGTCTGAAACAATCAAATCTGATGACAAAACATTGACTACGCCAGCAGCTTTATCTTGTGTTGAAGATTATAGTCACCCGCTCATGAATATGCAAGAAATAGGAAACCCAAACCGAGCACTTCCTGAGCCTGTGCTGTCTCAAAGCCCCCAACAGCCGAAGATCAACACCTGGACTTCttccagcagcaccagcagccaCACCGTCGTGTCACCAGTTTACCAGAAGTTCCTGGATGAGGTGGGGGACGGGCCGCTCACAGATGACCTGCTGCAATGTCTGGCAGAGGAGCTGTTCTCATTGGACGAGAGGGATGTGTCCATAGGCCCTGAAAACCTGGAGTCCAATAGAGGAGACGATCCCGTATCAGGAGGGAATACACTACCTGAG GATAATTCAACACACAGTGCTGCTCTGCTTGGTTCTGGGTTGGTTGTAGATGACGCCATCACCTGGACAAAGGGTGAAGTACTCGGCAGGGGAGCCTATGGGACa GTTTACTGCGGCCTGACCAGCCAGGGCCAGCTGATAGCTGTGAAGCAGGTGAGCCTGGATGCCTCTGACCCCGACGCTGCAAAGAGGGAGTACGGTCGTCTGCAGGGGGAAGTAGAGCTGCTTAAAACCCTCAGACACAGCAACATTGTGGGCTTCCTGGGTACCTCACTTCATCAGCATGTGGTTTCCATCTTCATGGAATACATCCCGGGAGGATCCATCGCCAGCATCCTTCACAG GTTTGGTCCTCTGCCGGAGCGTGTCCTGGCTCTATACACCCATCAGATCCTGGAAGGGGTGGCCTTCCTTCATGTGAATAGGGTGATTCATCGCGACTTGAAGGGAAACAACGTCATGCTGATGCCCACTGGCGTCATCAAGCTCATAGACTTTGGCTGTGCGCGCCGTCTCAGCTGCCTGAACCACACTGCCAGCAACAGTGGAGATCTGCTCAAGTCTGTCCATGGCACACCTTACTGGATGGCACCAGAG GTTATCAATGAGACAGGATATGGCAGGAAGTCAGACATATGGAGTGTGGGTTGCACAGTGTTTGAGATGGCCACAGGGAAACCACCGCTGGCACACATGGACAAGATGGCTGCCTTGTTCTACATCGGAGCTAAAAGAGGGTTGATGCCCTCCTTGCCGGATGGGTTTTCGGATAACGCCAAGGATTTTGTAAAAATCAGCTTGACAAG TGACCAGAGACTACGGCCATCTGCAGACCAGCTGCTGAAGCATTCATTCATCCCCCTAAGTGAGACTGGAGCGACCTCTCGGGAAACACAGAAAAAGGGAtgctgtggtcacccagagggACTGTGTGGTTAA